A window from Shimia isoporae encodes these proteins:
- a CDS encoding TRAP transporter small permease codes for MQHKHSFVDRIEETLIALLLGLMTAITFANVIARFGFNSNILWALEATVFLFAWLVLLGASYAVKKHSHLGVDAIINILPAPVTRLVGLFAAGCCLLFSLLMLKGAYDYWAVFADLPPTSGRWFPTGFAEKFRSQSFYEVQDIPMLGIFAFLEDLINYGDEYEKLPKVVPYIVLPISMLLLVYRFAQASLAIWKGDADRLVASHEVEDEIEEVRALQGEHD; via the coding sequence ATGCAACACAAACACAGTTTTGTGGACCGGATCGAGGAAACGCTGATTGCGCTTCTTCTTGGGCTGATGACGGCAATCACATTTGCCAACGTCATTGCCCGGTTCGGCTTTAACTCAAATATTCTCTGGGCTCTGGAAGCGACCGTATTCCTTTTTGCCTGGCTGGTGCTTCTGGGCGCCTCGTATGCGGTCAAGAAACATAGTCACCTCGGGGTGGACGCGATTATCAACATCCTTCCAGCGCCAGTAACGCGTCTTGTGGGGTTGTTCGCAGCGGGCTGCTGTTTGCTGTTTTCACTTCTGATGTTGAAGGGCGCTTATGACTATTGGGCCGTGTTTGCCGATCTGCCGCCCACATCGGGCCGTTGGTTCCCGACAGGCTTTGCAGAGAAGTTCCGCAGCCAGTCTTTCTACGAAGTGCAGGATATCCCGATGCTGGGTATCTTCGCTTTCCTTGAAGACCTGATCAACTACGGCGACGAGTACGAAAAGCTGCCTAAGGTGGTGCCTTACATCGTGTTGCCGATTTCCATGTTGTTGCTGGTGTACCGCTTTGCGCAAGCATCGTTGGCGATCTGGAAAGGTGACGCGGATCGACTTGTGGCAAGCCACGAGGTTGAGGACGAAATAGAAGAAGTTCGGGCATTGCAGGGGGAGCATGACTGA
- a CDS encoding DctP family TRAP transporter solute-binding subunit — MKFLTTAATALALTVTGASLASAACDDGEIVVKFSHVTNTDKHPKGIAATLLEQRVNDEMNGTMCMEVFPNSTLYNDNKVLEAMLQGDVQLAAPSLSKFEKFTKQFRIFDLPFMFKDVDAVDAFQASETGQDLLDSMQRRGLQGLAYWHNGMKQMSANVPLVSPTDANGLKFRVQSSDVLVAQMEAIGGSPQKMAFSEVYGALQQGVVDGQENTWSNIYGKKFFEVQDGVTETNHGIIDYLVVTSVDWLDSLDPAVRDQFLTILSEVTEMRNKESTAVNEAAKASIIEAGGTIRSLSAEQRQEWVETMKPVWDKFSDDVGQENIDAAQAINAKM; from the coding sequence TTCCTGACCACCGCCGCAACCGCGCTGGCGCTGACCGTCACAGGTGCATCTCTGGCATCGGCCGCATGTGACGATGGCGAGATCGTCGTCAAATTCAGCCACGTTACAAACACTGACAAGCACCCCAAGGGCATCGCGGCCACATTGCTTGAGCAGCGCGTAAACGACGAGATGAACGGCACGATGTGCATGGAGGTCTTCCCGAACTCCACGCTCTATAACGACAACAAAGTGCTGGAAGCGATGCTGCAGGGCGACGTGCAGCTGGCAGCGCCGTCTCTGTCAAAATTTGAAAAGTTTACCAAGCAGTTCCGGATCTTCGACCTGCCGTTCATGTTCAAGGACGTCGACGCGGTTGATGCTTTCCAAGCATCCGAGACCGGTCAGGATTTGCTGGACAGCATGCAGCGCCGCGGTTTGCAGGGGCTGGCTTACTGGCACAACGGCATGAAGCAGATGTCTGCCAACGTGCCGCTGGTATCGCCGACCGATGCAAACGGCCTGAAATTCCGGGTTCAGTCCTCTGATGTTCTGGTTGCCCAAATGGAAGCCATCGGTGGCTCTCCGCAGAAGATGGCCTTCTCCGAAGTGTATGGCGCGCTTCAGCAGGGCGTTGTGGACGGACAGGAGAACACCTGGTCCAACATCTATGGCAAGAAATTCTTCGAAGTGCAGGACGGTGTGACCGAAACCAACCACGGCATCATCGACTATCTGGTGGTGACTTCGGTTGACTGGCTCGACAGCCTTGATCCGGCTGTCCGCGACCAGTTCCTGACCATTCTGTCCGAAGTGACCGAGATGCGGAACAAAGAGTCCACTGCGGTGAACGAAGCGGCCAAAGCGTCGATCATCGAAGCTGGCGGTACCATCCGTTCGTTGAGCGCGGAGCAGCGTCAGGAATGGGTCGAAACCATGAAGCCTGTCTGGGACAAGTTCTCGGATGACGTGGGGCAGGAAAACATCGACGCAGCGCAAGCGATCAACGCGAAGATGTAA